The Anas acuta chromosome 2, bAnaAcu1.1, whole genome shotgun sequence genome contains a region encoding:
- the RMDN1 gene encoding regulator of microtubule dynamics protein 1 isoform X2, with the protein MRGSPRRNGTERAGLGLVSPRPAPPPAPPPPAEVLRKSPKRGVALSAGSFLVYEASKLFSGFAEVHASFKVAEVIEQADYLYGSGETEKLYRLLVQHKNSEDAELLWRLARASRDLAQLSSTSAEEKRQLVYEALEYAKKALEKNESNFAAHKWYAICISDVGDYEGIKVKIANAFVIKEHFQRAIELNPKDATSIHLMGIWCYSFAEMPWYQRKIAAMLFATPPTSTYQEALRYFHMAEEADPNFYSKNLLFLGKAYLKLNNKKMALLWLSKAKDYPAHTEEDKQVQKEALELLNSI; encoded by the exons ATGCGCGGCTCCCCCCGgcggaacggaacggaacgggCCGGCCTCGGCCTCGTCTCTccccggccggccccgccgccagcgCCGCCCCCGCCGGCGGAG GTGCTTAGAAAAAGCCCTAAAAGGGGGGTTGCGCTCTCAGCGGGGTCCTTCTTGGTTTATGAAGCTTCCAAGCTGTTTTCTGGCTTTGCTGAGGTTCATGCAAGCTTCAAAG tggcaGAAGTTATAGAGCAAGCAGACTACCTGTACGGGAGTGGAGAAACTGAAAAGCTGTATCGGTTGCTGGTTCAGCATAAAAATAG TGAGGATGCAGAGTTACTGTGGCGGCTGGCACGAGCATCACGAGATTTAGCTCAACTAAGTAGTACTTCCGCAGAGGAGAAAAGACAACTGGTGTACGAAGCCCTCGAGTATGCAAAAAAGGCgcttgaaaaaaatgaatcaaattTTGCAGCGCACAAG TGGTATGCCATTTGTATCAGTGATGTTGGTGATTATGAAGGAATCAAGGTTAAAATTGCAAATGCCTTTGTTATCAAAGAGCATTTTCAG AGAGCCATTGAACTGAATCCAAAAGATGCAACATCAATTCATCTTATGGGCATTTG GTGTTACTCCTTTGCTGAAATGCCATGGTACCAACGAAAAATAGCTGCAATGCTATTTGCAACACCTCCAACTTCCACTTATCAAGAG GCTCTGCGTTACTTCCACATGGCAGAGGAAG CTGACCCAAATTTCTACAGCAAAAATTTGCTCTTTTTGGGGAAGGCATATTTGAagttaaacaataaaaagatgGCTCTTCTGTGGTTAAGCAAGGCAAAGGATTATCCTGCACATACCGAAGAGGACAAACAG gTACAGAAAGAAGCTTTGGAGTTGCTTAATTCTATATAA
- the RMDN1 gene encoding regulator of microtubule dynamics protein 1 isoform X1: protein MAAAAVMAALLLRPLGRLSARSLLGRAGVATGGPRGRGGLGRSQVLRKSPKRGVALSAGSFLVYEASKLFSGFAEVHASFKVAEVIEQADYLYGSGETEKLYRLLVQHKNSEDAELLWRLARASRDLAQLSSTSAEEKRQLVYEALEYAKKALEKNESNFAAHKWYAICISDVGDYEGIKVKIANAFVIKEHFQRAIELNPKDATSIHLMGIWCYSFAEMPWYQRKIAAMLFATPPTSTYQEALRYFHMAEEADPNFYSKNLLFLGKAYLKLNNKKMALLWLSKAKDYPAHTEEDKQVQKEALELLNSI, encoded by the exons ATGGCGGCGGCCGCGGTCATGGcggcgctgctgctgcggcCCCTCGGCCGCCTCTCCGCCCGCTCGCTGCTAGGGCGGGCGGGGGTCGCCACAGGCGgcccgcggggccggggagggCTCGGCCGGAGCCAG GTGCTTAGAAAAAGCCCTAAAAGGGGGGTTGCGCTCTCAGCGGGGTCCTTCTTGGTTTATGAAGCTTCCAAGCTGTTTTCTGGCTTTGCTGAGGTTCATGCAAGCTTCAAAG tggcaGAAGTTATAGAGCAAGCAGACTACCTGTACGGGAGTGGAGAAACTGAAAAGCTGTATCGGTTGCTGGTTCAGCATAAAAATAG TGAGGATGCAGAGTTACTGTGGCGGCTGGCACGAGCATCACGAGATTTAGCTCAACTAAGTAGTACTTCCGCAGAGGAGAAAAGACAACTGGTGTACGAAGCCCTCGAGTATGCAAAAAAGGCgcttgaaaaaaatgaatcaaattTTGCAGCGCACAAG TGGTATGCCATTTGTATCAGTGATGTTGGTGATTATGAAGGAATCAAGGTTAAAATTGCAAATGCCTTTGTTATCAAAGAGCATTTTCAG AGAGCCATTGAACTGAATCCAAAAGATGCAACATCAATTCATCTTATGGGCATTTG GTGTTACTCCTTTGCTGAAATGCCATGGTACCAACGAAAAATAGCTGCAATGCTATTTGCAACACCTCCAACTTCCACTTATCAAGAG GCTCTGCGTTACTTCCACATGGCAGAGGAAG CTGACCCAAATTTCTACAGCAAAAATTTGCTCTTTTTGGGGAAGGCATATTTGAagttaaacaataaaaagatgGCTCTTCTGTGGTTAAGCAAGGCAAAGGATTATCCTGCACATACCGAAGAGGACAAACAG gTACAGAAAGAAGCTTTGGAGTTGCTTAATTCTATATAA